The Arachis hypogaea cultivar Tifrunner chromosome 16, arahy.Tifrunner.gnm2.J5K5, whole genome shotgun sequence genome contains a region encoding:
- the LOC112757333 gene encoding protein FAR1-RELATED SEQUENCE 5-like has translation MTEIRNTNFDKTRKESRIPINQSIHCNREGYWESQVKAASRVKKITTTRYRARMYVMFDRQKDIWMVSKLELKHSHPCSTKQPVHYYEYRELTMHAKYVIEDNDEAGIWPNKTYFALENEVGGLSNLGYSEKDVRNYITSNLCLDVDAANKFRSVLWIDARCRASYDYYEDVILFDTTYSRNKYGLPFASLVGVNHNGKSIMLGCALLGNEKIRSFKPSSQTSVSPCDAINNVLLNTLHRRCIWHILKKIPHELEGYTRYREINAKMTTTIWNVQFVESFEKDWAGFIPKFNQEHNRWLSDRVPSCYVLPRGSKNVRCKYTYIKSNHDENRSDERHNLVRGLCSRFFNVAQDFVTCDEEANTLHSGLDELFDYHSNLGSKSVAPTQNSMVTQYEFALGADNIRGPSKVATKGRPRSKRLGSKLDSSTKKSMRRKKKNAPPKMM, from the exons ATGACTGAGATTAGGAACACCAATTTTGACAAGACAAGGAAGGAATCAAGGATACCCATTAACCAATCAATACATTGCAATCGTGAAGGTTATTGGGAGTCTCAAGTGAAGGCAGCATCTCGAGTAAAGAAAATAACAACCACGAGATACAGAGCAAGGATGTACGTGATGTTTGATAGGCAGAAGGATATTTGGATGGtgtcaaaattagaattaaagcatAGCCACCCGTGTTCTACTAAGCAACCTGTCCATTACTACGAGTATAGAGAACTGACTATGCATGCCAAGTATGTAATTGAGGACAACGATGAGGCTGGCATATGGCCCAACAAGACTTACTTCGCATTGGAGAACGAGGTTGGTGGGTTGTCGAATTTGGGTTACTCAgaaaaggatgtgaggaattacattacaagCAATCTGTGCT TAGATGTCGACGCAGCTAACAAGTTTAGGAGTGTGCTCTGGATAGATGCAAGGTGCAGGGCTTCCTACGATTATTATGAAGATGTGATATTGTTTGACACAACATATAGTAGAAACAA GTATGGACTACCATTTGCATCTCTTGTTGGTGTCAACCATAACGGAAAGTCCATTATGCTTGGATGTGCTTTGCTGGGGAATGAGAAAATACGTAGTTTTAA GCCATCATCACAGACCAGTGTAAGTCCATGTGATGCTATTAACAATGTCCTTCTAAATACTCTCCACCGACGGTGCATATGGCACATATTGAAGAAGATACCACATGAGCTCGAAGGATATACTCGGTACAGAGAAATAAATGCTAAAATGACTACCACTATATGGAATGTCCAGTTTGTGGAATCTTTTGAGAAGGATTGGGCTGGATTCATTCCTAAGTTTAATCAAGAGCACAACAGATGGCTATCAG ATAGAGTACCATCTTGCTATGTTCTCCCTCGAGGGAGCAAGAATGTACGGTGCaaatacacttacatcaagaGCAACCATGACGAAAATCGATCGGATGAAAGACACAACTTAGTCAGAGGATTGTGTTCACGTTTCTTTAATGTTGCCCAAGATTTCGTGACCTGCGACGAAGAAGCGAACACGTTACATTCAGGTCTTGACGAGCTATTTGATTATCATTCGAACTTGGGGTCCAAAAGTGTTGCACCTACACAAAACAGCATGGTGACACAGTATGAGTTCGCTCTTGGTGCAGATAATATTCGAGGTCCGTCAAAGGTGGCAACTAAGGGTCGGCCGAGATCGAAGAGGCTTGGATCTAAACTGGATAGCTCGACCAAGAAATCTAtgcgaagaaagaagaaaaatgcacCTCCA AAAATGATGTAG